The Gammaproteobacteria bacterium genome includes a window with the following:
- the mutY gene encoding A/G-specific adenine glycosylase: MNRIEIETRGDFAARLLRWHAQHGRHDLPWQSPRSAYRVWLSEVMLQQTQVGTVTPYFHRFVERFPDVENLAAAPIDDVLALWSGLGYYARARNLHRAAQQIVREHGGVFPTDLDAVCALPGIGRSTAGAILAQAHGQRHAILDGNVKRVLSRHSGTPGWPGETRVAQQLWRESEARLPETQLADYTQAIMDLGATVCTARAPRCLLCPVSADCVARIEDLTTQLPGPRPKRVRPQREQFLLLLRDPKGQLWFERRPPSGIWGGLWCLPTLETPEQIADWGEASDGRLSPIEHSFTHFDLRLKPVLLRPRGDAVQERAGEWLTIEAALRRGLPAPIRSRLQQLEDDPEWHAPSTASN, translated from the coding sequence ATGAATCGCATCGAGATTGAAACCCGCGGCGATTTCGCCGCACGCCTGCTGCGCTGGCATGCGCAGCACGGCCGCCACGACCTGCCCTGGCAGTCCCCGCGCAGCGCCTATCGCGTGTGGCTGTCCGAGGTGATGCTGCAACAGACGCAGGTGGGCACGGTGACGCCGTACTTCCACCGTTTCGTCGAACGCTTCCCGGACGTCGAAAACCTCGCCGCCGCGCCGATCGACGATGTGCTGGCGCTGTGGTCCGGGCTTGGCTATTACGCCCGCGCGCGCAACCTGCATCGCGCCGCGCAGCAGATCGTGCGCGAACACGGCGGTGTTTTTCCGACCGACCTCGACGCCGTCTGCGCGCTGCCGGGCATCGGGCGTTCCACCGCCGGCGCGATCCTCGCGCAGGCGCATGGCCAGCGCCACGCGATTCTGGACGGCAACGTCAAGCGCGTGCTGTCGCGCCATTCCGGCACCCCCGGCTGGCCCGGCGAAACCCGTGTCGCCCAACAGCTATGGCGTGAATCCGAGGCGCGCCTGCCCGAAACACAACTGGCCGACTACACCCAGGCGATCATGGATCTCGGCGCCACCGTCTGCACCGCACGCGCACCGCGTTGCCTGCTGTGCCCGGTCAGCGCCGACTGTGTTGCACGTATCGAAGACCTGACCACACAACTGCCGGGTCCGCGCCCCAAGCGCGTGCGTCCGCAGCGCGAGCAGTTCCTGCTGCTGCTGCGTGACCCAAAAGGACAACTGTGGTTCGAGCGGCGTCCGCCCAGCGGCATCTGGGGCGGGCTGTGGTGCCTGCCGACGCTGGAGACACCGGAACAGATCGCCGACTGGGGCGAAGCCAGCGACGGGCGGCTGAGCCCGATCGAGCACAGCTTCACGCACTTCGATCTGCGTCTGAAACCGGTACTGCTGCGGCCGCGCGGCGATGCGGTTCAGGAACGAGCCGGCGAGTGGCTTACAATTGAGGCCGCCCTGCGGCGCGGACTGCCCGCGCCGATCCGCAGCCGACTGCAGCAACTCGAAGACGATCCCGAATGGCACGCACCGTCCACTGCATCAAACTAG
- a CDS encoding oxidative damage protection protein, whose product MARTVHCIKLGTEAEGFDRPPYPGPLGQKIYEQVSKAAWQEWLAHQTRLINEYRLSLADKSAREFLSKELEKYFFGGDLTQTGYVPPGS is encoded by the coding sequence ATGGCACGCACCGTCCACTGCATCAAACTAGGTACCGAAGCCGAAGGCTTCGATCGCCCGCCCTATCCCGGCCCGCTGGGCCAGAAGATCTACGAACAGGTATCCAAGGCCGCCTGGCAGGAATGGCTGGCGCACCAGACGCGCCTGATCAACGAGTACCGGCTGTCGCTGGCTGACAAGTCGGCGCGCGAATTCCTGAGCAAGGAGCTGGAGAAATACTTCTTCGGCGGCGACCTGACGCAAACCGGATACGTCCCCCCCGGCTCCTAG